Proteins encoded together in one Camelina sativa cultivar DH55 chromosome 9, Cs, whole genome shotgun sequence window:
- the LOC104714131 gene encoding putative B3 domain-containing protein At1g78640, which yields MPLFVHSTSQAKKHQTSMSQEPPSMNTDEALKSHCFSQNPNYFESTLPRRYHSNFSLGSQRLSAQFLMIPNPGFVVMTKTQDTNPASLQSVPTTSSSSLPPKTISKEQNENEEPQWTIRKELTKSDVNYVTNQKLILAKSFVEEHILKNLPLEDSQKIDRGKPGITVKVYDHDTDSEHELCLALRSSYVLKNGWLKTFIQRRDLKKGDEVGLFWECSTSKLHFSVLSRAIAKAPA from the exons ATGCCTCTCTTTGTTCACTCTACATCTCAGGCGAAGAAACATCAGACGAGTATGAGCCAAGAACCACCTTCGATGAACACAGACGAAGCCTTGAAGAGTCATTGCTTCTCGCAAAATCCAAATTACTTCGAGA GTACTCTGCCTAGAAGATACCATAGTAACTTTTCGCTTGGCTCACAAAGACTCTCTGCCCAGTTTCTGATGATCCCTAACCCTGGATTTGTCGTCATGACAAAAACTCAGGATACTAATCCAGCAAGTCTTCAGTCTGTGCCTACAACTAGCTCTTCTTCTCTG CCTCCAAAGACTATCTCGAAAGAGCAAAATGAAAATGAGGAGCCACAATGGACCATCAGGAAGGAACTGACAAAGAGCGATGTTAACTATGTTACTAACCAAAAACTTATTCTGGCAAAAAGCTTTGTTGAGGAGCACATTCTGAAAAATCTCCCTCTAGAAGATTCCCAAAAGATAGACAGAGGTAAACCCGGAATCACGGTTAAGGTGTATGACCACGATACAGACAGTGAGCACGAGCTGTGTCTAGCACTCCGGAGTAGCTATGTTCTCAAGAATGGTTGGTTGAAAACATTTATTCAAAGAAGAGACTTGAAGAAAGGAGACGAAGTTGGTCTCTTCTGGGAGTGTTCTACTTCTAAGCTTCATTTTAGTGTGCTTTCTCGTGCAATCGCAAAAGCTCCTGCATAA
- the LOC104714130 gene encoding 50S ribosomal protein L13, chloroplastic translates to MAVLCSSTTVILPSSSSSVKPSGSDRRSPFLGFSLKPSARVGINANAKRGLQVKCEAEQTTTSLVPANQRWMFDEEEANGPDIWNTTWYPKASDHVNTDKPWFVVDATDKILGRLASTIANYIRGKNLASYTPSVDMGAFVIVVNAEKVAVSGKKRNQKLYRRHSGRPGGMTVETFDQLQQRIPERIIEHAVRGMLPKGRLGRALFNHLKVYKGPDHPHEAQKPLDLPIRDKRIQLQK, encoded by the exons atggcggTTCTTTGCTCGTCAACGACGGTGattctcccttcttcttcttcttcggtgaAACCCTCCGGAAGTGACAGAAGGTCTCCGTTTTTAGGGTTCTCTCTGAAGCCGTCGGCACGAGTCGGCATTAACGCCAACGCGAAGAGAGGATTGCAAGTGAAGTGTGAAGCTGAGCAGACGACGACTTCTCTTGTTCCGGCGAATCAGCGATGGATGttcgacgaagaagaagctaatggccCT GACATCTGGAACACGACTTGGTATCCAAAAGCTTCGGACCATGTGAACACGGATAAGCCCTGGTTTGTGGTTGATGCAACTGACAAAATTCTTGGTAGATTAGCATCAACAATTGCTAATTACATCCGTGGGAAGAATCTTGCCTCCTACACTCCTAGTGTTGACATGGGCGCCTTTGTGATCGTG GTAAACGCTGAGAAAGTTGCTGTATCTGGAAAGAAGAGGAACCAAAAGCTATACAGGAGGCACTCTGGACGACCTGGTGGTATGACAGTTGAAACTTTTGATCAATTGCAGCAGAGAATTCCTGAAAGAATCATTGAGCATGCTGTTCGTGGGATGCTTCCAAAGGGACGG CTTGGGAGAGCTCTGTTCAATCACCTGAAGGTGTACAAAGGTCCGGACCATCCTCACGAGGCCCAGAAGCCGCTTGATCTGCCTATCAGGGACAAGAGAATACAgctgcaaaaataa
- the LOC104714129 gene encoding protein VTE6, chloroplastic yields the protein MLSSSGSRADGVTVAAAASVEGVMTEAMKLIQSASPTWKSALANNLLIFVLGSPLLVTGLSASGIAAAFLLGTLTWRAYGSAGFLLVAAYFVIGTAATKVKMSEKEAQGVAEKRKGRRGPRSVIGSSAAGCVCAFLSIYQVGGPAFSQLFRLGFVSSFCTKVSDTVSSELGKAYGKTTYLATTFKIVPRGTEGAMSVEGTLAGLLASFFLASVGCFLGQITPPEAAVCVLASQIANLGESIIGASFQDKEGFKWLNNDVVNVINISLGSIVAILMQQFILQNWA from the exons ATGCTATCGTCGTCGGGAAGCAGAGCCGACGGTGTTACGGTGGCGGCTGCTGCATCGGTGGAAGGAGTGATGACGGAGGCGATGAAGCTGATTCAATCGGCGTCTCCTACTTGGAAATCCGCATTGGCTAacaatttgttgatttttgttctCGGTTCACCGCTTCTTGTTACTGGATTGTCCGCTTCTGGGATCGCCGCCGCGTTTTTGCTCGGTACTCTTACTTGGCGTGCTTATGGCTCTGCTGGTTTCCTCTTAGTCGCTGCTTACTTCGTCATA GGAACAGCGGCAACAAAGGTTAAAATGTCGGAAAAGGAAGCACAAGGCGTGGCAGAGAAGAGAAAAGGTAGAAGAGGACCCCGTAGTGTGATTGGTTCAAGTGCTGCTGGATGTGTCTGTGCTTTTCTTTCAATATATCAAGTTGGAGGACCAGCTTTTTCTCAGCTTTTCCGGCTTGGTTTTGTTTCCAGTTTCTGTACCAAAGTGTCTGACACTGTCTCTAGCGAGTTAGGCAAAGCTTATGGAAAAACAAC GTATTTAGCCACAACATTCAAGATTGTACCAAGAGGAACCGAGGGAGCTATGAGTGTTGAAGGAACATTGGCTGGACTTTTAGCATCATTTTTTCTTGCCTCTGTTGGCTGTTTCCTGGGTCAG ATAACTCCTCCAGAAGCAGCTGTATGTGTACTAGCTTCACAGATCGCCAATCTTGGAGAGAGCATAATAGGTGCATCTTTTCAAGACAAAGAAGGATTCAAATGG CTAAACAATGATGTAGTCAACGTGATCAACATAAGCTTGGGAAGCATTGTGGCGATTTTGATGCAACAGTTTATACTCCAGAATTGGGCCTAA